The following proteins are encoded in a genomic region of Spirosoma sp. SC4-14:
- a CDS encoding SusD/RagB family nutrient-binding outer membrane lipoprotein yields MKKVIKSLYAAVLLLVVATSCSEDLTSLNTNPKAYQSGSVPAEPFFSNATRNLTDAVVYGFTFKLMAQQFAETTYFSTTAYNLVDVGSGFWVSMFRDVLLDYKEAKKIITNSPSLYPAVDQNKMAIIEILEVYAYANMVNIYGNIPYSGAASSSLKSEALNSDNLTPAYDDAAAIYDDLFTRLDKAVSLLNTGADSFGTADLIYGGKVASWIKFANSLKLRMAMTLADVNPSKSKTLAEAAVTAGVFTSSSDNAKLTYLGTTPNTNPIWVGLIQSSREDYVASNTMMDMLKASNDPRIPLYYTKDNAGGYSGGIYGRSNAYITYSKAGAAMTATTTPGILLSYDEIAFYEAEAAARGYSVGGTAESFYNAGVTASILYWGGTADAAATYLKEPTVAYATAIGSTPLQKIARQKYIALFNRGLEAWTEYRRFDFPTFNAPPIPQGDFPVRFTYPNAEQNANIANYTTAASAIGGDKLTTKVFWDTK; encoded by the coding sequence ATGAAGAAAGTCATAAAATCGTTATATGCTGCGGTACTGCTCCTGGTAGTAGCAACGTCATGTAGCGAAGATCTTACCTCCTTAAATACAAACCCGAAAGCATATCAGTCGGGGAGTGTGCCTGCCGAACCATTTTTTAGTAATGCAACACGGAACCTGACCGATGCTGTCGTATATGGGTTTACGTTCAAGTTGATGGCGCAGCAGTTTGCCGAGACTACCTATTTCAGTACAACGGCCTATAACCTGGTCGATGTGGGGAGCGGTTTTTGGGTGTCGATGTTCCGGGATGTACTGCTCGATTATAAAGAGGCCAAGAAAATCATCACTAATAGCCCGAGTCTGTATCCGGCTGTCGATCAGAATAAGATGGCGATTATTGAGATTCTGGAGGTATATGCCTACGCCAACATGGTGAATATTTATGGCAACATTCCTTATTCGGGTGCGGCTAGTTCGAGCCTGAAATCGGAAGCTCTGAACTCGGATAATCTCACACCAGCTTACGACGATGCCGCTGCTATTTACGACGATCTGTTCACCCGGCTCGACAAGGCTGTTTCGCTGCTAAACACAGGTGCCGATAGCTTTGGTACTGCCGACCTGATTTATGGCGGTAAAGTGGCAAGCTGGATTAAGTTTGCCAACTCGCTGAAACTGCGTATGGCCATGACACTGGCAGATGTGAACCCATCGAAGTCAAAAACGTTGGCCGAAGCCGCCGTAACTGCCGGTGTATTTACGTCGAGCAGCGACAATGCCAAACTGACTTATCTGGGAACAACGCCCAACACGAACCCAATCTGGGTAGGACTAATCCAGAGTTCGCGCGAAGACTACGTGGCGTCGAACACGATGATGGATATGCTGAAAGCGTCGAACGATCCTCGGATTCCGCTCTATTATACAAAAGATAATGCGGGTGGCTACAGCGGTGGTATCTATGGCCGTAGTAATGCGTACATCACCTATTCGAAAGCAGGTGCTGCCATGACGGCTACCACTACGCCGGGCATTTTGTTGTCGTACGATGAGATTGCCTTCTATGAGGCTGAAGCGGCTGCTCGTGGCTATTCGGTGGGCGGCACAGCTGAAAGTTTCTACAATGCTGGAGTTACGGCGTCGATTCTGTATTGGGGCGGTACGGCCGACGCAGCGGCAACTTATCTGAAAGAACCAACCGTTGCTTATGCTACAGCTATCGGTTCGACACCCCTTCAGAAAATTGCTCGTCAGAAATACATTGCGCTGTTTAACCGTGGGCTGGAAGCCTGGACCGAGTATCGTCGGTTCGACTTTCCAACCTTCAATGCTCCTCCGATTCCGCAGGGTGATTTCCCCGTTCGGTTTACGTATCCGAACGCCGAGCAGAATGCCAATATCGCTAACTATACAACGGCGGCATCGGCTATTGGTGGAGATAAACTGACGACGAAAGTGTTCTGGGATACCAAATAG
- a CDS encoding SusC/RagA family TonB-linked outer membrane protein, with protein sequence MLLSNSAIAQNVTVSGKVTSADDGSELPGVNVVLKGTSSGIVTDADGNYKLIVPSAKGTLVFSFIGHKSIEEPINGRSVINVGLVSDTKQLTEVVVTAQGILKTRNELSYAAQTVSGDMISNTRDANFVNALSGKVAGVQIQKNNGLGGSTGIIIRGWKSLNGSNQALFVVDGVPIDNSTNNASRTSRGTAGYDYGNAAADINPDDIENTTILKGPAATALYGSRASNGVVFITTKKGRKKGLGVTINTGVTFSNADRSTFPKYQHQYGGGYGKYYGPTGDGYFDQADVDGDGKPDNIVPTYEDASVGAPFDPSLLVYQWNAFGDPTSPTYMKATPWMAAAHDPFSYFEQGVTTNNNVTIDGGNDKGFFKLGYTLNKDKGIQPNSHLKKDYLNFSGSYAIAKRLTATASINFTNVEGRGRYAQGYGGNNNISSFREWWEMNVDIKEQEAAYKRTGQNITWNWASGLPAKTGIIYWDNPYFAAYENAPKDNRLRYLGYVKLDYKITDWLNLMGRASLDSYTQLQEEPTAVGSIVYKAGRYLRRDLTFKEYNYDALLTGNKTFGTIAVKGALGINIRQTQQNGVSAQTNGGLVVPKIYALSNSVNPIEAPNEKDFYLNKQVNGYYADAEVGYKDFIFLNGSFRRDVASTLPVGNNAYNYGQISTSFVFSKFIAENPIFTFGKLRLNYAEVGADAPFNALSDLYDKPTAFGSIPLFSVPSTKNNDKLRPERTKSYELGIETSYLDGRIGLDVTYFNSQSVDQIIPVTVSTATGYNSKYVNAGTLENKGIEVSLSGTPVRVGGFKWDVNLNWTRIRNKVVKLYDNVTNFALPNGDFQASGSSNAPLGKSYGTLYGTDYIYTNGQPTVDATTGRYLRTTTTTNEIGNINPKWTGGLQNTFTYKNVSLGFLLDAKQGGDILSIDMYYGLATGLYQESAGLNELGKPVRSAVSEGGGILLPGVNPDGNVNKTRLNMLDYPLAGTQTIGPTHRYVYDASYLKLREVVFSYSLPTALVARLEPLRSISISAVGRNLWIIHKNIPYADPEDNLGAGNIQGVQVGSLPNVRTMGFNIKATF encoded by the coding sequence ATGCTGCTATCTAATTCTGCTATTGCTCAAAACGTCACCGTTTCGGGCAAGGTAACCTCTGCCGACGACGGCAGTGAATTGCCGGGAGTAAACGTGGTGCTGAAGGGAACATCAAGTGGTATAGTTACCGATGCCGATGGTAATTATAAATTAATTGTTCCGTCCGCTAAGGGTACGCTGGTCTTCTCATTTATTGGTCATAAGTCCATCGAAGAACCAATCAATGGCCGGTCGGTCATTAACGTTGGGTTGGTTAGTGATACCAAACAGCTAACGGAGGTTGTGGTAACGGCCCAGGGGATTCTTAAAACGCGAAATGAGCTTTCGTATGCTGCTCAGACTGTTTCGGGCGACATGATCAGCAACACCCGCGATGCTAACTTTGTCAATGCGCTGTCGGGCAAAGTAGCTGGCGTACAGATTCAGAAAAACAATGGTCTTGGCGGATCGACGGGTATCATCATCCGGGGCTGGAAATCGCTGAATGGTTCAAACCAGGCTCTGTTTGTTGTAGATGGAGTCCCGATCGACAATTCGACAAACAACGCGTCCCGGACGAGCCGGGGTACGGCCGGTTATGACTACGGCAACGCGGCTGCCGACATTAACCCCGACGATATTGAAAACACGACCATCCTGAAAGGACCGGCCGCTACGGCGCTCTATGGTTCGCGTGCTTCGAACGGGGTTGTGTTCATCACCACAAAAAAAGGGCGTAAAAAAGGATTGGGTGTTACCATCAACACGGGTGTAACGTTCAGCAATGCCGACCGCAGCACATTCCCAAAATATCAGCATCAATACGGCGGTGGTTATGGTAAATACTATGGTCCAACCGGCGACGGCTATTTTGATCAGGCCGATGTAGATGGCGATGGTAAGCCCGACAATATTGTGCCCACTTACGAAGATGCTTCGGTTGGGGCACCGTTTGATCCGAGCCTGCTGGTGTATCAATGGAATGCGTTTGGCGACCCGACTTCGCCAACCTACATGAAAGCAACGCCCTGGATGGCGGCTGCTCACGATCCATTCTCCTATTTTGAGCAGGGCGTAACGACTAACAACAACGTAACCATCGACGGAGGAAACGACAAAGGCTTCTTTAAGCTGGGCTATACGCTCAACAAAGACAAGGGTATTCAGCCAAACAGCCATCTGAAGAAAGATTACCTGAACTTCAGTGGGTCGTATGCAATTGCAAAACGCCTGACTGCAACGGCATCGATCAACTTTACGAACGTAGAAGGTCGCGGTCGATATGCGCAGGGATACGGCGGAAACAACAACATTTCCAGCTTCCGCGAGTGGTGGGAAATGAACGTCGATATTAAAGAACAGGAAGCGGCTTACAAACGGACTGGCCAGAACATCACCTGGAACTGGGCCAGTGGTCTGCCCGCTAAAACTGGTATCATTTACTGGGACAATCCGTACTTTGCTGCCTACGAAAATGCGCCGAAAGATAACCGCCTGCGCTATCTGGGTTATGTGAAACTCGATTATAAAATTACGGATTGGCTGAATCTGATGGGGCGCGCTTCACTGGATTCTTACACTCAGCTTCAGGAAGAACCAACGGCTGTAGGAAGTATTGTGTATAAAGCAGGTCGGTATTTACGCCGGGATCTGACGTTCAAAGAATATAACTACGATGCGTTGCTGACCGGTAATAAAACGTTTGGGACTATTGCGGTGAAAGGCGCTTTAGGGATCAACATCCGGCAAACCCAGCAAAATGGGGTGAGTGCACAAACCAACGGTGGGCTGGTTGTTCCAAAAATCTACGCATTGTCGAACTCGGTTAACCCCATTGAAGCTCCCAACGAAAAAGACTTTTATCTGAACAAACAGGTAAACGGTTACTATGCCGATGCCGAGGTGGGCTATAAAGACTTCATCTTCCTCAACGGTTCGTTCAGACGCGATGTGGCGTCGACACTGCCCGTTGGCAATAACGCCTACAACTACGGTCAGATTTCGACCAGCTTTGTCTTCTCGAAATTCATTGCCGAGAACCCCATCTTTACGTTCGGTAAACTGCGGTTGAACTATGCCGAGGTTGGTGCCGATGCACCCTTCAACGCGTTGAGCGATTTGTATGATAAGCCAACTGCTTTTGGTTCTATTCCACTTTTCTCGGTGCCGAGTACCAAAAATAACGACAAACTACGGCCCGAACGTACCAAGAGCTACGAGCTTGGTATTGAAACGTCTTATCTCGATGGCCGGATTGGATTAGATGTGACTTATTTTAATTCGCAGTCGGTCGACCAGATCATTCCGGTAACGGTTTCGACAGCAACGGGCTATAACTCCAAATATGTTAATGCCGGTACGCTGGAAAACAAAGGGATCGAAGTATCGCTGTCGGGTACGCCCGTTCGGGTTGGTGGTTTCAAATGGGATGTGAACCTGAACTGGACCCGCATTCGGAACAAAGTGGTTAAACTCTACGACAACGTAACCAACTTCGCCCTGCCCAATGGGGACTTCCAGGCGAGTGGTTCATCGAACGCTCCACTGGGCAAAAGCTATGGTACGCTCTACGGCACAGACTATATCTATACCAATGGTCAGCCAACGGTTGATGCCACAACTGGCCGTTATCTGAGAACCACCACCACGACCAACGAAATCGGGAACATTAACCCCAAGTGGACGGGTGGTTTGCAGAACACCTTTACCTACAAAAACGTATCGCTGGGCTTCCTGCTCGATGCTAAACAAGGTGGCGATATTCTGTCGATCGATATGTACTATGGTCTGGCTACTGGTTTATATCAGGAAAGTGCTGGCCTGAACGAACTTGGCAAACCCGTTCGGAGCGCGGTTTCGGAAGGGGGCGGTATTCTGCTGCCTGGCGTTAACCCCGATGGCAACGTGAACAAAACCCGTCTGAACATGCTCGACTATCCGCTGGCAGGTACACAGACCATTGGACCAACTCACCGGTATGTATATGATGCCAGTTATTTGAAACTGCGTGAGGTTGTATTTTCCTATTCGTTACCAACAGCGTTAGTCGCTCGTCTGGAGCCACTGCGTAGCATTTCAATTTCGGCCGTTGGACGGAACCTGTGGATCATCCATAAAAACATTCCATATGCCGATCCAGAGGATAACCTCGGTGCTGGTAATATCCAGGGCGTTCAGGTAGGGAGTCTGCCAAACGTACGGACAATGGGTTTCAATATTAAAGCAACATTCTAA
- a CDS encoding aldehyde dehydrogenase family protein, with translation MNTLLAETALYPDLQTVFTAQRRQAPHMALTTASERIERIRRIATWITAHETAIQQAAYNDFRKPATEVTLSEILAVWLEIKHTSRRLKQWMKPQRLPTTISMMGTRSYLHHEPKGNVLILAPWNYPFALTIRPLVSAIAAGNVAILKPSELTPHMAALIRQMITELFPVNEVAVFEGGAAVAQALVQLPFNHIFFTGSPAVGREVMKAAATHLASVTLELGGKSPAIIDETANIRQAAEQLAWGKCLNNGQTCIAPDYVLVHSSVKDSFVQAYETAVKTMYSPDGKPIEASDSYARIVNERHFERLRSLVHDALAKGARVVVGGSMKAEQNFIEPIVLEGVTNDMVVMQEEIFGPVLPVLPYTSLDEALQVINEREKPLALYIHSKNRNNIAYIQARTSAGDTVINDTLLQFTNTELPFGGINNSGLGKSNGFFSFQEFSNQRGVMQRDFGLMQWLYPPYTDKVNRLISYIKRLA, from the coding sequence ATGAATACGTTACTAGCTGAAACCGCCCTTTATCCTGATTTACAGACAGTTTTTACGGCGCAGCGTCGACAGGCTCCTCACATGGCCTTAACAACTGCCAGCGAACGTATCGAACGAATTCGGCGGATTGCGACATGGATAACCGCTCACGAAACGGCTATTCAGCAGGCCGCTTATAACGATTTTCGGAAACCCGCTACCGAAGTTACGCTTTCCGAAATTTTGGCAGTATGGCTGGAAATTAAGCACACGAGTCGGCGTCTGAAACAGTGGATGAAGCCACAGCGCCTGCCAACAACCATTAGTATGATGGGGACGCGGAGCTATCTGCATCACGAACCCAAAGGAAACGTGCTGATTTTGGCACCCTGGAACTACCCATTCGCGTTGACCATACGCCCGCTGGTGTCGGCTATTGCGGCTGGCAACGTGGCCATACTGAAGCCGTCTGAGCTAACACCGCATATGGCTGCTCTTATCCGGCAGATGATTACGGAGCTATTTCCGGTTAACGAAGTTGCCGTTTTTGAAGGGGGCGCAGCAGTGGCTCAGGCATTAGTACAGTTGCCGTTTAACCATATTTTCTTTACGGGCAGTCCGGCGGTTGGGCGTGAGGTGATGAAGGCGGCAGCCACCCATCTGGCATCGGTAACGTTGGAGCTAGGCGGCAAGTCGCCAGCCATTATCGACGAAACGGCCAACATCAGACAGGCGGCCGAACAACTGGCCTGGGGAAAATGCCTCAATAATGGCCAAACCTGCATTGCACCCGACTATGTGCTGGTGCACAGTTCTGTTAAAGACTCTTTTGTGCAGGCCTATGAAACCGCCGTTAAAACGATGTATAGCCCTGATGGAAAGCCTATAGAGGCTTCGGATAGCTATGCCCGAATCGTGAATGAACGCCATTTTGAGCGGCTTCGGAGCTTAGTCCATGATGCGCTTGCCAAAGGAGCCAGGGTGGTTGTGGGCGGCTCGATGAAAGCAGAACAGAATTTTATAGAGCCTATCGTACTCGAAGGAGTAACCAACGATATGGTTGTGATGCAGGAGGAAATTTTTGGGCCGGTGCTCCCCGTGTTACCCTACACATCGCTTGATGAAGCATTGCAGGTGATAAACGAACGCGAAAAGCCACTAGCCCTCTACATTCATAGTAAAAACCGGAACAACATAGCGTATATACAGGCCCGAACGTCGGCTGGCGATACCGTTATCAATGATACGCTGCTTCAGTTTACCAATACCGAATTACCATTCGGCGGAATCAACAATAGTGGGCTGGGCAAATCAAATGGGTTTTTCAGCTTCCAGGAGTTTTCAAATCAGCGCGGAGTTATGCAGCGCGATTTTGGCTTAATGCAATGGCTATATCCACCCTACACGGATAAGGTTAATCGATTGATTTCCTACATTAAACGGTTGGCTTAG
- a CDS encoding helix-turn-helix transcriptional regulator, producing MTLVSDNIRYLRKLNGLTQEQFSRKINIKRSLLGAYEEGRANPNQQNIQAIAKAFNTTVELLTRQDLRKLRETPSLSIPLGQANKPAGRIDGSPIRSDGKLDTDDDEPFQHPDFPDIFAQPAPSTPEPKPLSAVLNHYYRPQEEQRRSADRPVPVPPVITPPVRPGQDKPVHERTQSVNFQPSQPNPVVSNRQAPSAVDQLFGPSDNLPSGSVSRQSDPLTFNNVYEGSGTIARTYPTAQSIAPTIPVVMKTHFGEYGQRYQQADYLHRLPAMHLPILPQGHYRAFEASDDFVFPGALLVGQFVRNWFDIADGRQYVLLVQSQRSEGPFITCRRVYNQVKIKGTLLLTADKAGVPNQEVVLKDVIEVWEVCAFVSQQMPPPVPNTDRLKQLVDELRFEVERL from the coding sequence ATGACGCTCGTTAGTGATAACATCCGCTACCTGCGTAAACTCAATGGGTTAACGCAGGAGCAGTTCTCCCGAAAAATAAACATAAAACGCTCATTGTTAGGCGCCTACGAAGAGGGCAGGGCCAATCCAAACCAACAGAATATTCAGGCAATTGCCAAAGCATTTAATACTACAGTAGAGTTACTGACGCGTCAGGATCTGCGAAAGCTCCGTGAAACACCCAGTCTAAGTATACCCCTGGGTCAGGCCAATAAACCTGCGGGGCGAATTGATGGGAGTCCAATTCGCTCAGATGGGAAACTGGATACGGACGACGATGAGCCGTTCCAGCACCCCGACTTCCCCGATATTTTTGCGCAGCCTGCTCCATCAACACCAGAGCCCAAACCCCTTTCGGCGGTATTGAATCACTACTACCGCCCACAGGAAGAACAACGGCGTTCGGCAGATCGACCTGTTCCGGTTCCGCCAGTCATTACCCCGCCCGTACGACCCGGTCAGGATAAGCCTGTTCACGAACGAACCCAGTCCGTAAATTTTCAGCCGTCTCAACCCAATCCGGTAGTTTCCAATCGACAGGCGCCTTCGGCTGTCGATCAACTGTTTGGCCCATCCGACAATCTGCCATCAGGATCAGTTTCCCGCCAGTCCGACCCATTGACCTTTAATAATGTTTACGAGGGTTCTGGCACGATTGCCCGCACTTATCCAACAGCACAGTCGATTGCGCCAACTATTCCGGTGGTGATGAAAACCCATTTTGGCGAATACGGACAACGGTATCAGCAGGCTGACTATTTGCACCGATTGCCTGCCATGCACCTGCCCATATTGCCCCAGGGACATTATCGGGCATTTGAAGCCAGCGATGATTTTGTGTTTCCGGGAGCATTACTTGTGGGGCAGTTTGTCCGGAACTGGTTCGACATTGCCGATGGCAGGCAATATGTGTTGCTTGTGCAGAGCCAACGTTCCGAAGGGCCATTCATTACGTGTCGGCGGGTCTATAATCAGGTAAAAATCAAAGGAACCTTATTATTAACGGCCGACAAGGCGGGGGTTCCCAATCAGGAGGTAGTTCTGAAAGATGTAATTGAAGTCTGGGAAGTTTGCGCCTTTGTTAGCCAGCAGATGCCTCCGCCGGTTCCGAATACCGATCGCCTGAAACAACTGGTCGATGAACTGCGGTTTGAAGTTGAGCGCCTGTAA
- the truA gene encoding tRNA pseudouridine(38-40) synthase TruA: MRYFLELAYRGTTYHGWQRQPNGLSVQEVIETALTTILRQPISIVGSGRTDTGVHAGQQFAHFETELPLPANLLRSINSLIPGDIAIYDCFSVHPDDHARYTATYRYYQYSIIRRKDPFRNGLAYIFTLPLDVALMNQAASVLLNHTNFESFSKVKTDVKTFNCRIDFAYWAVEPTGNLTFHIKADRFLRGMVRAIVGTLLDVGQGRLSPDAFEQIIRDHDRRKAGRAAPAEGLSLVAVGYPESVFMFRSGQ, translated from the coding sequence ATGCGTTATTTTCTCGAATTAGCCTACCGAGGCACTACGTACCACGGTTGGCAACGACAACCTAATGGCCTGAGTGTGCAGGAAGTGATTGAAACAGCCCTGACTACCATTTTGCGCCAGCCCATCAGTATTGTAGGGAGTGGCCGTACCGATACTGGTGTTCATGCAGGCCAGCAGTTCGCTCATTTCGAAACGGAGTTGCCGCTACCTGCCAACTTACTGCGGTCCATCAACAGCCTTATTCCTGGCGACATTGCCATCTACGACTGTTTCTCGGTCCATCCCGACGATCATGCCCGCTATACCGCCACATACCGATATTATCAATATTCAATTATCCGTCGTAAAGATCCCTTTCGCAACGGTTTAGCCTACATTTTCACCCTACCACTCGATGTGGCGCTGATGAATCAGGCAGCCAGTGTACTGCTAAATCATACCAATTTCGAGAGTTTCAGTAAAGTAAAGACCGACGTTAAAACATTTAACTGCCGAATCGATTTTGCATATTGGGCCGTTGAGCCTACCGGCAATTTAACCTTCCATATTAAAGCAGATCGATTTCTGCGCGGTATGGTTCGGGCTATTGTTGGCACCTTGCTGGATGTGGGCCAGGGTCGGTTAAGCCCTGACGCCTTCGAACAGATCATTCGCGACCACGACCGCCGGAAAGCGGGTAGGGCCGCTCCGGCCGAAGGGCTTTCGCTGGTGGCCGTTGGTTATCCTGAGTCGGTGTTTATGTTCAGGAGTGGCCAATAA
- a CDS encoding nucleotidyltransferase family protein gives MGGEPKQLLQYKGQSLIRRITETGLALQTGPVVVVLGANREQIVPELSGLPITLVDNPAWQTGLASSLKSGLAALYITHKNIDAVLILLTDQPLVSVGLLAYMLETYTQSNKGIVACRYDDQLGVPALFSRNYIEQMLQLEGDKGAKWIIIKHKQDCAEVPFEAGAIDLDSKRDVALFAQAQANTAPDQH, from the coding sequence ATGGGTGGTGAGCCTAAGCAATTGTTACAGTACAAAGGTCAATCACTGATACGCCGAATTACCGAAACGGGCCTGGCCCTTCAAACCGGGCCGGTTGTAGTTGTTCTGGGAGCAAATCGGGAGCAAATTGTACCGGAACTTTCGGGCCTCCCCATCACTCTGGTCGATAATCCTGCCTGGCAAACTGGCCTGGCTTCATCGCTTAAAAGTGGCCTGGCAGCTCTGTATATAACCCACAAAAACATCGATGCAGTGCTGATTCTGCTGACCGACCAACCCTTGGTTTCGGTGGGTTTGCTGGCTTATATGCTCGAAACCTACACCCAGAGCAATAAAGGAATTGTTGCCTGTCGATACGATGACCAGTTGGGGGTTCCGGCACTTTTTAGCCGAAACTACATTGAGCAGATGCTCCAACTGGAAGGCGATAAAGGAGCCAAATGGATTATTATCAAACACAAACAGGATTGTGCCGAAGTACCGTTTGAAGCAGGTGCTATCGATCTGGATTCGAAACGGGATGTTGCGCTTTTTGCGCAGGCACAGGCAAATACTGCGCCCGACCAACACTAG